In Setaria italica strain Yugu1 chromosome IX, Setaria_italica_v2.0, whole genome shotgun sequence, the genomic stretch AGCACATGTGAATCTGAAGCCAATCCTTCCCATCCCGCTAAGACGTAAACAAATTTCATGTGACGATCACAAACCCCCAAAATATTGGTGGTAATCTGTTGCTTTCTATTCCTATACCTCCCTTGGTCAGCCACAGGCACAAAAACATCAATGTGTGTACCATCTAATGCTCCAAGGCAATCTTCAAATCACTTCCACTTGGAATCCTCAGGTTGTACAGCTGATGGATTAGGAAGCTTGATAAATTCATGGCATAACGATAGAATACCTCTCAACACCTCATTGAAGTGACAGCAGATTGGCTCAAGTGACCATCCATATGAGCTACGAATCATCCTCATCTTAGTGCCATGACCCACCACAAGCAAAAAGATTGCTACCTTTTCTTCTACCGACACATTTTTGTTATCACACATACCACATCTCTTACGTAAGATGGCACATAGGTCATAAAATGATCTCTTAGTTTGGCGCAAACTATCATAGCAATAGACATTTGATCCTTGGTACAAATTTCTTAGCATTTGTTTGTGTGTAGCTACATCTCTCTCAACAACTTCATCCGGATCAACAATATGTCTAGGTCTCTTACGCTGATACCAGTGCACAATCATGCTCATGACAGCAGAAACAAATAAAACAGCCactctttttctcttcttcctaaGCATCTCTCTCATTTGATCCATGCTTGTATTAACCAAGTCTATGTTGTGGTCAAGCATCTAAAGCACATATGCAAAAAGGAATATTTTAATTTATCATAAAAAAGGTTCATAATTAACTAACTTAGCACCCAGCATCGGAAAAGAAATGATAAAGCAAACAACAGGAATGTTATTTTGAGGGAGGGACCACTATTGCAGAATGATACTGGAATAACTGCACAAAAATTTCGTGTATTAACATTCTGCTGTAGTGCACAAAAGGAAATGATTATCATTTTGTAGTGGAATGATAATCTGTTATTTCTACAAATAGCAGGAATTAGACAAACAGCAGGAAGACAATAATCCGTACAAGAGCAATAAATGCAATAATCATATATCATGATGGAACAAACGTTAGTCTTCAGTCCAAGCCACCTTGCAACCTATCAATTGAACTACAGTACTGAGCTTCCCTGTTGATAGTTAAATGTTTGCTGAAAAGGCAATATGGGAATCAATGCTATAATGACATAACCATGTTTTTGACATAGGCTTCCCTTTTAACACTAGAACCAAGAATTTGACATGAACATGAGGAAACACTCCTTAAGTTCCACCTTAATTTGCACATAGACCATTAGGCATATATGCAATAGTTCCTTAATTTGCACATAGACCACGTCAAGTTCTATCAGCTCTGTATAGTTCCCAACTGGTCAGTGATGTCAAGCTGTTAAATGGCCAAAGGCTAACTCATCAATCACTAGTCTTAAATTGTGCTTTCACCAATAACTTGGccagaagaaggaagaacacAACTATTTTGTATGCTTCTGCCTTACACGATATGGCTGAGGGTCTGCAGTGACTGTTACGACAACATTGCATAATAGATGTGTGAAGGAAGAACACAACAATAACTAGTGCACATAATAGCTGGTTTGCATGGTACCATACTTCACTGCAGACCCTCAACCAAAGATATTATGCAATGCAGGACCAGCTAGTTGTGTCTGAATACCACAACAAACAAGAtaaaaaggaaggagaaaagggATCAATAGAGATGAGATCAATCTGCTAAATTCCTTTGAAACGTACTTGACATCAAAGCAAACAGCAACAGCAAATACCAATAAGGGCCCGTTAGTTTCATCGCAACCCATCAGCAGTCCAATCCAAAGATTACAAATAGTAAGAATAAAGTGCAATCAGGGAGGAGAAGAGATGTTGCACGAACCCTAGAGGGCAGCGAGGTAGAAGGGGGCGCcgaaggaggagggggcggcggaggaggtagACGTCGCCTTCTTCgtggaggagggggtggcggaggaggaagatggggtgatgcaggaggaggtggtggaggaaggggcGGCAAAGGAGGGGGCAGTGGAGGGGGTGCCGGAGGAGGGGGCGCCGGaggagagtttttttttaatagtAACAGGTTGCGAATTCAAACATGAACAATCACACCGCAACTATTTACATGACGTTCTCCCTTTTTTTTGGGTTCTTATACTAGTTTTTATTATACCACAAACTTTGCCTGATTGTTGATGATGATATTAtctccattttattttattttttattgaaCTTTTTATGCACCGCCGTCTGCAGTTAGCCCGGTATAAACATCTTTGCAGCTCGTATTCTGGTTCCTGACCAACCAATCAGCACGGCAAGCTTTGTTCCTCACCCATAAGTAGGCACCGGTAATACACATCTTTGCGCAACCCCTGCGGGTATCATACAATAAAACAGCAACTTGCTCAACTCTGTATTAATGGAATCGATTCCCAGATAATTAGTTTAGCACAGAGACTAGCAATGTTTATTAGCTTCGGCTACAGGGGGCCCTCCTGAACGACCAGAACCTATATCAAGTTTCAAACCTCCATGCAACGGATGTTATATACATGGGCCCAAAAAATGCTGAACCTGTCACGGAAATGCCGACAAGCCAAATGTACTGTCCTGACCACATGTCTCTTCTCTAGAGAGCCTCTTCTCCACCGAGGTTTGCTAACTTCTAAGTTCTAACCACACAATATACTAAACACTTTCTACAGGGGAAAAGGTTGGAGAATATACTGCATAGCGGAACTCTATGTTATATATAGAAGGGCTGCCACTCCTCTCAGTCGAGGATGTCATTCAAGGTCCTTTTGTGCTCTTTTGCCTCTTCTCTTCTAGCTGCGACGCCTCGTTCAGCATGTCCACGGCATCGCTCTGCATGTTTAGCTTGGATAGCGCAACTGCCTGCATGTAGAAAGCTGTGGGCCAATCAGGGTAGATGATCTGTGCTTGCATCGCATCACGGAGGGCAGCATCAGGTTGGTCACACATGAGGTAGCACAAGCTTCGTCTGGCGAATACAGTTGGTGAAACCATTGTCCCCACATCAACAAACTGTGAAACACAGGGAGAGGATGAATCAGCTACATTGGGGTGAGATATATCTGACACTAATAGGGGCTTTTTCATGAACAATAAACACATGCCCACCTGAGTGTAACAATCAATTGCTGCCTTAAAATCTTTGTCTTTGAAGGCGAAGTCGCCACGTTTCCTTGCATCCAACATATCCCTCATCTGCTGTGTCCATTCTTGAAAAGATAGCTGCAACATGGACAATGACAGTGGGTGTCACAGATCGTACAGAACAGGAGGATGGAAACCAGAATGCACTGATTTCTTTTACCTCATTGCTCCCTTCATCATCTCTGTAATGTGTCGTGAATAGGATCTGATGGATGGCAGTTAGATCCATCCGGGAACAGGCTTCTCCCATGGGAGAAAGAGGGCGCTGTGGAGTAGGAGGCGCCTGTGGTTCTTCCACAGGCTTTGGAATTCCAAGCATCACATATGATGGTACCTGTTTCATATTTGCAAAGGAAACAGAAGTAATCATCAAGGGCATTAAAACTTTATGGTAAACCATACACTTTTGTAGGAGATATGATATACCTAATCACAATTAGTAGTAAAACAAATATTTGTACATTTTGATATATATATTTTGCAAATATAGCATACGAAGACAAGCTGGTAGCATAATCTATCTGTGCAGTAGTGCAGGAAAACATCTACTATACACAGTCCAAATTGGACACACAGTGAGGATTTTTCTGCTCTGTATTAGCTTTAAATGGTGTATCATGTCAAGTGTTAAGTTATTGCTTTACGGGGCAAGGAATGAAGCAATATCACACAGTAGTCATGGAACTTACATTCATTAGCATGAGCTATGTGTGATGCTAGGACATTAAATATACTCCTTCCAGTCAAATATGAAATGCAGAAGAATAAAAATGGTTACCTCTAATTTTATCTGCAAAGGCTCCAGAATGGAAACCAACTTTTTAATGTCAGGCCGATCTCTTGGCTCATACTGTAGACATTGAGAAGCAAGGTTCACCAGTGTAGTAGCCACCTCTATTGAGTAGTTCCCCTCCAAATGTGAATCCATTACTGCTTGGATGTTTCTGCCTCTCATGATATCAAGTGCCTGTGTACAAGGATACACATATATACATTATTACCAGTGGCATACATCTACTGTGCGTATTTTCGGTTTTATGCTTCGATTAAGAATTATGCAGGGTCTAATATCCACAGTGCAGGTTGTCTTCAAATTATATGAGCTAAAGATTcagtttgagaaaaaaaaagtcactGCAATTTGCAAGAATAGGTGTTCAATGATATCCAACTGGCATGTGTATTCCTGTATTTGCCGAAATAGGCCTTGTATCTAAGAAAGTGTAATACATTTCTGACACATTTCTGGCAAGAAACTTACATGTGAAGGAGGTATACGTTTTCCACTGAGAAGGTCAAGGAGTACAGTGCCAAAACTGAATATGACGCTTTCTGGAGTAACCCTGCCTGAAAGAACATAACTTGCCTCAAAAAAACTACACTTGAAGTTTTCCTTGCTGTTTTGTTTGGTCATTATTTTGTTACTTCAATAGCACAGGAAAATAATATACATTGCCCACTGGAATTGGTATATGGGCACAATATTTGAATGGCACTTATGAAATGAATCAGAAAACCATAAACCGAGTCTCTGGGTCCTTCTAAAAAGCTAAATTCCAGATGTATCCTGTATTTTatctttcaaaagaaaaaacataaacACTAATTTATAGAACTCGACTTTGGGAAATCTATCAATGTTTTCTTGAATTGGAATCTAATCAATGTAATAGCAACACCAACAAAAAAAAGGTTTGTCTGCTGGAATCTATCAGCTCTACTGAGTGTTGAGCaagtggagaaaaaaaaattcccctcGTGATTGTAGCAGAAGAATTGCACTCAGAAAAACAGTACTATAAAAAGAACTAAGTTTAAGAGAAACCACTGAAATACCTAAAAAAGTGAAAGATTTCATTACTAAAACACGAACCTGAGAAGTTCTTACAGGAAAAGGCATCAAGTGAAGAGATAGGTACCATTTCTCAGATATTCTGGAGGTGTATATGCTAGGTTAGTGCTATAGCTTTTCCCATCCCTGCTGTTTTTCATCAGACCAAAGCATGAAAGACGAGGGTCACCACTCTGCAATCAGGAAGTTTATTATAACTATAAACTTTTGTTTGAAAATAAGATAATCGGCATAAAATGATGGATTCAACTGCTGGAAGCAATTATCATCTTATAAAACACAAAATTATGAAATTGTCAACAAAAGAACATAATACATGCCACATTATGAAGTCCAGTATAAGTTCTGCTATGCAATTCTCATATATAGGGTTTTAGGTGTTTTTATGTTCTTCTAGTCAGCACAATTCTCATATAGGTTCCTTTAGGTGTTTTTATACCCTTCTAGTCAGCACAGGGGAGAAGTCAGCTGGCACTTTTAACTTCTAACCCATTCTTCCAATAACTAGTGGCACTCAACTTTAAATTTTCAATTTAGTAAGAGGCAGAGATCCAGACTTGCAACTCCTAGTATCAAACTAAAGATATTGCCAGACACAATGAATGTAACATGTTAAAATGTCATCAATAAAATTATCAAGGACATATGCCAGAGTCATCAACACAACGCAATAATCAGGTTTTATACACCACTAGCAGTACTCTATGTTCAAACAGAATGTGCAGATTGCCCGTTTACCTCATCAAAGAGGACCCTGTATGCATTTAAGTCATGATATAAAGGCCGCCCCTTGGTACTACAATATTCCAATGCTTGAGAAATGTAGTATGCAACTCTCAGACGCATAGCCCATTCTATAGTCTGGTTTTCCCCTGCACATGAGGAAAATCACGGTGACAAATAAATCCGAAGAAGTCAATTGTGTTCCAATACCTTGCTTGTTCATACATATTAAATAAAACCATCTGGCAAATGCAATCAGTATTCGTCACCTTACTAAAGATTAGGAAAACAAGTGACTGAACTCCATATCAACTCCTAAATTCAGGAATTGCAATTTGTTTTCACATTTCAAATGATGCAATAATCAGAATCAGAACAGCTGGCACAGACAACTGCAGTGAGAGTACAAATCAAAGCAGAACATTTTGCCCATCTATTGTTGTTGCTTACTTACCATTCACCAGAACCCACGATTGCACAACCGGAGCTTAGTAACGAGTCCCAAACTTTGGAAAATGGTAAAATTTAACAGGTAACGAATTGCATAGGACGTGATCGACTCACAGTGAAACAGGTGCTTGGCAAGGGTGTCGTTGGGCATGAACTCGGCAACGAGAaggcgctcgtcgccgtcgcagcAGTAGCCGATCAGGTTCGCCATCCTCCTGTGCCGCAGGCTCCCAACCCCCTTGGCCTCCTCCTGCAGCAGCCAAATCAACCACCCGTCAAAAACCCCCCGCACCCCGAGGGCGAGGCCCCAATTCCGCGTCGCACGCGCGAAGCCAGAAAGGCAATCGGCCTTGCTCGCCTACCGCGAACTGCTTGGGGTCGGGCCAGGCGAGCTTGGCGAACTTCTTCACGGCAATCGCGCGCggcggggcgccgccggcggggccctTCAGCTGGCCCCTGTAGACGAGGTTGGGCGCCTTCTCGCCGCTCTCGGAGACGATGTTCGCCGCCGCGAACCCGCCCGTGGCCGCGCGGAGGTCCGCCAGGGAGAACTCCGCGAACGCCGGGACAtccccgcccccaccgccggcgccagcgcGGGCCGAGGGCGCGGCCTGGTGCGCGTTCAGGGAGAAGGAGGACGAGCGGTtcgtcggtggcggcggcggcggcggcggcgggcggtggcggggcggcttctccgccgcgtgggtcccggccccggcccccgcCCGTAGCGAGGAGCGGCAGCAACCCATCAAGTGTGAAAGGTGTGCGGCCTTGCGGTCCGGGCCGGTCCCCTCGGTTTCCGCTGCTGGTGTGTGCGCGTGGGGTTGGGGCGAGGAGAGACAAGTTTTTTGTAACTTGGCCCCGCTTTCTTTGGGCCTGGTTTTCGTTCGGTCCGGGGTTTGGGGGTTTCCACGCCGCCGTGCGCGGTTCGTGTTTGTGGACTGACCCGTGTGGCACGAAGCTTTGGATTATTGGTGAGATTTTGGCCAATTGGCCATGTGGGAAGGGTGGAAGGTTAGGTCTAAGGGTTTACCAATCTCCTACCCAAATAGGTTCACACCAACAGTCCAACACGATAGACAAGATAGGATCGAGCGATCGGGATTTGCTCGTTTCTAATATGTTTcgataatggaaaaaaaaaacacaaagtcGAAATCGCTATTTGAATCTGATGAACACACAGCGGGCCCAGTTGATCCTGGAGACCCACACGTCGCTGTAGACAGAGGCACACATCGATTGGTGTCCAAGCGAACACGTGAACTGCGAGAACGACACTCCCCGTTTCGTAGGCGACGGGCCGTCATTGTAGCTTGGAAGTGAAGAACCTTCTGGGAACTTCCTTCAGGCTTCATCGTATCCAACTCTCTAGTGCCAATTGAACGGGTTGCTGCGCTTGGTTGCAGGTTAGTCCTCACCTTCTCGCAGTCGCAACGACAGCAGACGGCGCGCGGCCGAGATTGAACCCACGTGAGCCGCGTCTCCATCCGAGAAAGAGGGccgcctccaggctccagcacaGGCGCGCGCCAGCGGCGACGAGACGGCCGCTCTCGCCGGGCCAGGCGGCCGGCCTCCCCGTCCCCGGGAACCTGCCGACCACCGGCGGCCAGCCTCTTCTTCCGTGGAAAGGCCACGCCACGGGCAAGACTCTTGTGTCGAGGTACGCGCCCTCCTCACGCTCGAAGTCGCACCACGCCAGTGGCAGCGGCAGCACGGACCCCACCGATACTAATCTGCGGCGGCAACTGGTAATCGCTTTTTCAATGACTAGTACTAGTAGTAAGCAGCTTGATCTTCATACACACTTCCACACAACCGATTTCTTTCGAAAAGCATCAGGGAACACAAAAACAGTAGAGGCGTCTCATGCTTCATTCgttaaaaggaaaaaacagTAGAGGCACGCGAGGGAGGAGCAGGTAACCGAGCATGATCATCGGCCGCCTAGAAGTGAACCCACGGACATTGTGTTGCACCAGCACGACGACCACGTCAGGGTCGACAACGACACGAAGTCGAAGGAGCAGGCGTCCGAGAAGACGAGCACGGCCTCCTCCTGCATCCCAAGCTCGCCGTCCAGATACTGGCAGACCTGCCGCATGCTGGGCCTCGCCTCCGGCCGCATGAGGCCCAGCCACAGCACCAGCTTCGCCTCCTCCTTTGTCGTAGCGCCCGTCCGGCCTCTCGTCCACGGCGCGCAACAGGTCGCCTTTGGCGCCGTGGTCTCGGAGCCAGTGCAGCAGGTTGACGCCGGTGACGGGATCGATGGGCCGGCGGCCGCAGGCGACCTCGAGGAGCAGCGCGCCGAACGCGAACACGTCGGTTTCCTTGCTGGCCTTGGCGGTCACGGTGAGCTCCGGCGCCATGTACCCCAGCGTCCCGACGATGCGCGTCGTGTCGGGGTCCGCGCCGTGCTCGTAGAGGCGCGCGAGGCCGAAGTCGCCGAGCCGCGGGGCCATGTCCGCGCCGAGGAGGACGTTGCCTTGACGTCGCGGTGCAGCACCACCTGCTCCCACTCCTCGTGCAGGTACACCAGCCCGGACGCGACGCCCCTGAGGATCCTGACGCGCTGCCCCCATGTCAGCAGGGGCTTTGGGGGCATgatggcgccggcgcggccgaacAGGTGCGCGTCGAGGCTGCCGTTGGGCATGAACTCGTAGACCAGGAGCAGGTCCAGCCCGCGCTTGCACCACCCGCGCAGCTCGACCAGGTTCCGGTGCCGCATGCGCCCGAGGCTCGCGACCTCGGCCACGAACTCGCGCATCCCCTGTGTGCCGTTGCTCAAGATGCGCTTGATGGCCACGACATCGCCGGAGCGCCGGAGCACACCTTTGTACACCTGGCCGAAGCCACCGGCGCCGAGGAGCACACTGTTCCTGAACCCCTTGGTGGCCCTGTACAGTTCTTTGTACGATAACCTGTGAGGGTGGTCAAGCTCCCACTCCTCGAGCGTCTCGGCGAGGACGGCCCTCCGCCGCAGCCAAAGCGCAAAAGCGATCGCCACAACGATAGCGGTGAGCGTGACCACGCAAGATACAGCCACGATGTTGACGACGGTGGACATGGAAGGTGGGGGAGCGGGAGGCTTTGGAACTTTCGGGAGCCGGGAGAGATCAATGGCTTGGGCAGCTCCTCCGGTACGGAAGCTCCATGCAAGGATGTCGTGTGAGCTCGCCAACTTCCCGGTCGCCGCCGAGAAGCCGACGTACATGTCTTGTTTAAAGATCGGCAGGAGGTCAATGGCGTGGGATATGAGCGGCCGGTGAGGCCGACTTGCCACGGACACCGGAGCTATGGTCACGTTGAGGATCTTGGAGCTGCCGTCATAGTCTACCCATGCCTGAATTGATTGTGCACTCTCGAGCGTTACGGAGATGTTCTTGCCGTCGTCGGTGAAGTACCCGGCCGGCTCCGACACGTTGGACACGAGGCTGTTCAGGTCGACGCCGACGTGGTTGCCGTTGGTCTTGTTGAGCAGCCCGTTTGCCTGCACAGTGTCGAACTCCACGGCGAAGACGTGGTTGCTGGAGTTGCCCAGATTGTTCTTGCCGATCGAGGAGGCCGAGATACTGCTCGGCAGTCGCACCGGGCAGCACCTTTGAGGCTGCGACCACGAAGGCCAGGCCCACTACTACCGAAACGATTTGCAGGAGCGTTTCGTTTTTTTATAGGGACGGGCAAAATTACCACCTACACCTACAAAATGAGAGCGTTACTATAGCATCCAGCTCGCCCCAGGAAAACCATTTGTAGGGCAGGCGCCCTGGAAACGCGTGGGGCAGGTGATTGTGTGACCCGCCCAGAAAATCACCATTTTCAGGGTGGGTCATCCTATCACTCGCACCTGGAAATAGCCCCTATTTCCAAGGGTGGGATTCGGCATCACCCGCTCCCGAAAATGATTTCCAGGGGCGAGTGA encodes the following:
- the LOC101768925 gene encoding probable serine/threonine-protein kinase At4g35230, with the protein product MGCCRSSLRAGAGAGTHAAEKPPRHRPPPPPPPPPTNRSSSFSLNAHQAAPSARAGAGGGGGDVPAFAEFSLADLRAATGGFAAANIVSESGEKAPNLVYRGQLKGPAGGAPPRAIAVKKFAKLAWPDPKQFAEEAKGVGSLRHRRMANLIGYCCDGDERLLVAEFMPNDTLAKHLFHWENQTIEWAMRLRVAYYISQALEYCSTKGRPLYHDLNAYRVLFDESGDPRLSCFGLMKNSRDGKSYSTNLAYTPPEYLRNGRVTPESVIFSFGTVLLDLLSGKRIPPSHALDIMRGRNIQAVMDSHLEGNYSIEVATTLVNLASQCLQYEPRDRPDIKKLVSILEPLQIKLEVPSYVMLGIPKPVEEPQAPPTPQRPLSPMGEACSRMDLTAIHQILFTTHYRDDEGSNELSFQEWTQQMRDMLDARKRGDFAFKDKDFKAAIDCYTQFVDVGTMVSPTVFARRSLCYLMCDQPDAALRDAMQAQIIYPDWPTAFYMQAVALSKLNMQSDAVDMLNEASQLEEKRQKSTKGP
- the LOC101769494 gene encoding LOW QUALITY PROTEIN: L-type lectin-domain containing receptor kinase S.4-like (The sequence of the model RefSeq protein was modified relative to this genomic sequence to represent the inferred CDS: inserted 1 base in 1 codon; deleted 2 bases in 2 codons), with the protein product MEALEEEGLEPLLRRELRKNRIGGRSQSSKSLFIHDSIFILHLPCWLPRRDVPPLCSVTADVDFLYNSFKHATDLSLDGSASILSGGALQLTNDSNNLMGHAFFDSPAQVVSGNVVVSFSTAFVFDIVTGGPGGDHVGLAFVVAASKVLPGATAEQYLGLLDGKNNLGNSSNHVFAVEFDTVQANGLLNKTNGNHVGVDLNSLVSNVSEPAGYFTDDGKNISVTLESAQSIQAWVDYDGSSKILNVTIAPVSVASRPHRPLISHAIDLLPIFKQDMYVGFSAATGKLASSHDILAWSFRTGGAAQAIDLSRLPKVPKPPAPPPSMSTVVNIVAVSCVVTLTAIVVAIAFALWLRRRAVLAETLEEWELDHPHRLSYKELYRATKGFRNSVLLGAGGFGQVYKGVLRRSGDVVAIKRILSNGTQGMREFVAEVASLGRMRHRNLVELRGWCKRGLDLLLVYEFMPNGSLDAHLFGRAGAIMPPKPLLTWGQRVRILRGVASGLVYLHEEWEQVVLHRDVKXNVLLGADMAPRLGDFGLARLYEHGADPDTTRIVGTLGYMAPELTVTAKASKETDVFAFGALLLEVACGRRPIDPVTGVNLLHWLRDHGAKGDLLRAVDERPDGRYDKEEAKLVLWLGLMRPEARPSMRQVCQYLDGELGMQEEAVLVFSDACSFDFVSLSTLTWSSCWCNTMSVGSLLGGR